In Citrus sinensis cultivar Valencia sweet orange chromosome 3, DVS_A1.0, whole genome shotgun sequence, the sequence GGAAGGGAATGAGTGACATGGACTCGACCTGCTGACTGCCTCTTTGAGAAATTTCACCTTTCATGCACACGTGGAGCAAGGACATTGGTCGCTTATGACGGTTAGTATGAAGGACATATTAACTAATTACTTTTAGCTATATTGAAACTTCAATCAACCATCATCTTTGCATATATATGGGTTTAGTCATTAAGCATTGTTCAAAGTTGAATGATAGGCGTCGAGAGGCTGCAGTTTCATCGCCTATCATTATGCAAGCAGCATTTAGATTTCACTTCTGCCTTTTTCCACATGCATAACATACTGTGTCTTCGTGCCAGACCAAATTTTCAATAGGTCATCTTGCAGTTATGCCATGTGAAAAACATCTTTTGCCATTTAACTAATTATAGTGGCCCTCCCCAACAAATCATGCATCACAATTGTCTTACTACAGTACAAATATCTTGAGATTAGTGGGATCCATGCCATGTGCAACATCATGAAGGAGATTCGCAGGATCCGTCCAAGAGTTATACTGCAGATTACATTTATGGGGGCCAGATTCAAAGAAAGGTCCCTCGCTTTAATTTATCAACCGTATCATTTGAGTGATTTGGATGTGCAATCATTTTACAACAAACAGCAATTTCTGGAGATTTTTGTTCATGTTCAGAGGCAGATGATAAAATCTGGTGTATTTTATCTGAGAATGAACAAATGACCTTCgaacaaatatgaaaaatagcaTTCACATTTGTGCAGCTTTAATGTTCCTTTATGACAGTCTAATTCAGTGGTGAATTCCTCAGCTATCAACATATAGTTATGCTTAGTCCCTAAACCTACAACACGATTTAAAAAAGAGAGTAGGTCCTGGTTGCTGTCATTGTCCTTTCTGTAGAGACATAGAGAGAGAAGAGTGATGTTTTGCCCCCACAAATATAACCAGAGATAAACCCATTACCGTCTTTGGTGCATCCATATTGGCAATCTCCGTCTTCAGAGTAAATGAGAGTTGTCCCAGTCTTGGCAACAACAGTGTCAAGAGATaaagtaatataattatcaTCACAGGTGTCACAGCTCtttcttcatcataaaaaattggATGCAACCATGAATCTGCAGGGGTCATGTCATTGGAAACCCCACTTCCTCCATTAACAAAGCCCATGTGGAGCACGGGGTTGATATTGGTAGTCACAGCACTAACATTTACCTTGTCAAACTACGAATCAGGTTAAATAAGAAAGGGTTTACAGGTGTATGACCATCCAAAACTTGTATATAAACTTCTTTCAGAGCTACTTAAATGACACAAGGGACTGGATTATAAACTGAGCATACATGTTCAGCTCTATGTGCCATCACTGTTCGAGAGAACAGGGATATAACAGCGATCAGCACCAGTAGAGCTACAAGGAATTTGTTTGTTGCCTGAAGCCTACCTACTTTCATCATGCAATTGGGATTCACTAACATTTTAGCGGCAGCCATAAATGATCCTCAGTTTACTTAGGGTGTGGCATAAAATTTCTGATGGCCATGCAGCAAAGATACAATCCCAAAGAGGAATTGCTTGCCGCGGAGTGGATTATAGAAATAATGATTctgagattggtttgattcaaaagaaataCTCTCCACTCACCCCCACCAAATAGCAAACAAAGTATAGAAACAGGAATATGCCTTGATCCTAACAGAATTTAATCCATAATCCTGAAAAAAGTTTGTCATATTTTGCACAAGTTAACATTGTACACATCGAGTATGCATAGACACTTTAATATTGTGGTCCCCGAATTCTGAGTCACCTTGACCCAAGGTACATGAACCTATTAACCAGTTGCTACTTTTCTGCATTTTACATTTACTGAAAAAAGtacaataaacaaaatgacaaGGCATATACAGTTACAGGTATCGTTGGGTTTCATAAACACTTTAATATTGTGGACCTTGTGGTCCACGAATTCTGAGTCACCTTGACCCAAGGTACAGGATACTATTAACCAGGTGCTACTTTTCTGCATTTTacatttactaaaaaaatacaatgaacaaaatgaaaaggtTCCATGTcagtgcatttattttatcatattattaatGCATGacattaatccatttaaaagaAGAACACAACTGTGTATGTCATTAACTAAAAATACAGATGATATAGCAGTGGGTAATTACTTTCAAACCTTAACCTAATCAAACAACTATGCCTGCTCTATCCGTTGGGCAATCAAGTTCACTGCAGCATTTGCCGATGAGAACGCCCCATGAAAGCTTTCCTGATAGGAAATAGATTCCAATTCCGAAGCCATCTTCAATAAAATCTCACCTAAATCAGTTCGTTTCTCTAGCAATGATTCATAGTAGGAATGGGCAGCAACCTTGCTGATTTCCACATTGGTTGGCTCGGGGCAGTACTCATCATCCAACCATTTGTGCAGTGTAAACCTGAGCCACTCTGATTCCTGCACAGATACTAGGAAGCATCAATATACAACCACCCAGTCCCCAATCTCGCAATTGACACAAATGCCCTCGCATATGCCCACGAGCACACACAGAGGCACAAATTAGAAACAATTAGCGCTTCATCAACAGATTACCCAATTTATCCATCAAAAGATTACTCAATCAGACTAAATTATTTCAAGctcacaaagaaaaagaagtacCTCTAAGGCCTTGGGAGGGTGGAGCCAATTGACAGGGACGCTAAGTTCTTGAACGGGTGACTCTGGGTTCAGATCTTCTTCATTGCTTCGTGGGTTTGAATAAAGCTGAGATCTCGTAATTGTGGGAAAACGAAGAGGTCGAATTGGAAGGAAATTTGGTTGCGATAAGACGGAGAAATGATTGGGAAGATTAACGGTAATTAAGCTTAAATTTGGGATGACTGTATTTGTAGGGCTTACCCAAGGACTAAACAAGGACCTCATTGTTTGAGTTTTTTGAGATTTTCTTGCCTATTTGTTCTCTTACTGTGAATGTTAACTTTGTCTAGAGGTTCTTTCAGGCGGGAGCTCTGTCAATTGGCGGGAATGATAAGGAGGATAGTTAGTTAGGGTTTGGCTTGTGagcggaaaaaaaaaatgaaagggaaagaaaaaacGCTGTCGTGTAGATAActtttaaccaaaaataatattattataggggaaaatatataaaaaaaaattattattcgtataccctaaatttatgtttttattaaaaatattataatattttaagtgtGTATCAATCATTCAccttaaattgataaaagttATCTGCCGTCTACTAAATCGTTAGctgccgtttgaaagttaacggaacAGTAACGAATTAGcgattttatccttaaaaattatcacttgtatacccttaaaatttcttattattacttatatacccttaaattatcacttgtatcatataaAAAGATTAGGTTATCCCTCTGACgtcatcatatttaaatggCAACTAACAGTTTGATGGACGGtagatatattttgtcaatttaagATAAATGATTGATATACCCTAAAAATATtgtagtaaatttaataacgGAGTAAACTAAAGGTATACAATTGATAATTTCCcctataaaaattataacttagTTATAACTTATACGGTAGACAATAGCGGCAGCAAAGTATagttaaaaacaaagaaaaaaaatgatataacaAGAATTTTAAGTTGCAGCATCAATTGTGGCCGCCACCACCCCTGCACGATAACTGTGATTCAGGGAAATCAAAAGACCAAAACAGTCGAATCCCTTgtttactttaataaattcagaAACATCCTTTATTTTGCATAACGAAAACATGCAGGTTCATATAATGGGCATAGTTTCCCGCTTAAAAGAAAACGGAACATTTTGTTTAGCAATATCAACATGCTTTGAGTACATAAACTGCATTAGCATGATATTAGAGATATAAAGGCTGCAATCATATCATGAACAGATGAGGTGGACACGCAAGTAAACCTCCAGAAAAAGCTACTGAGGAGGTGTTGGATTTGGTGAGCTTGGAATCACCCCGTCGATGTCTTCCTTTGGGCAGATGAACATTCTTCGTACCGCACACTGAAAGTCCCTGCATTTATAGCATGCAACCACAAGCTCAGTTAACAGCCAAGTCATAGGCATATGCAATAAAACAACGTTAGAAGGTTTTGCTACTTAACTGCCATGGGTTGTCTCCAACTAGCATCATGTCCCCTTCATCATCCATGTATGCAATGTGAAATCCGCTATTCCCATCAATCAAACTTCCGTTGAAGTCAAACATCTGGTCAAGCTCAGAAATGAGTTCATCGTACCCATGAAATTGAGTGAGATCCACTGACCTTCCAAGAGCAGTTCCAAACTTGATCACCTGAACGGAACAGAAACAGACAGAATTCCCCATATTACCTTCCAAAACTATTAAACTTGATGATACTGGTTTTAATCGTTCAACTAGCAGCAATTCTTCCTTCATGCTGCTTCCAAACACATGGCAAGAGGTATGGTACCTTGGTGCAGCTCCTGGATACATAGCAATTCTTGCATTGCTTTTCAGAAAGGATGCCAGATACACTCTTAGATGGCTCTGAAACTTGGATAGTTTCGGAAATGCTTGACTGAGATGTTGGAGGGACAGAACAAGGACTTTCAAGCTCATTGGAAGTGGCCATTTGTGGTGAAGGGAGCTCCGGTGGACTGTTGACTAAATTGACTCCAAAAAGCATGTATCTGCTGCCACCATTTGGTTGAGCTAGTGGTGTTCTATTTTCATCCTTCAGTTCCAAGGCCATGCACATCTGAGACCCAGAATTCTCAGAGCTGGCATTGGGAACTGATAAGTTTTTGCTTTGAGCAGCAGTTTCGCAAACTTCATAAGGTGCGAATGGTGATGCAGGCCAGTGATTAGAAAGACCAGGACTCATTAGGCTTCCACCAGGAAGTGACACCATGCGGTTGAGACACATATAAAATGGGTCATGCATTGGAAACTTCAGCTTATTCTCCAAGCCTGATTGCATTTGGGCCCAAACAGGATTTGGCGGACGCACCAAAGATGGCAATAATGGTGTTTTAGCTGCGCCCAATGCCTTAACACCAGTGACCCTGTTTTCTTGACCTTGGAAGACCCCTGAATGACATTTCGGTATTTACGCAGAAAACTTCAGAAAGAATCctgttacaaaataaaaagatgtaATAGCTAAGGATTGCTGACCATTACTGAACAAGGAGGAAAACCAAGGTGATGATGCATCATTTGGGCGCAGCCTCTTCTGTTGGTGTTGCACAGAAGCAGGCCTCTTGTGGGTTCTTTCTATTGGCTCTATGTTCCAAGGAGAAACTCTAGCTGGCCGCGTTATTGAATCTGTTGTGGCATCCCATTTCACctaaaaaaatcaacagaATAAATTCACCAGAAAAACATGAAAGCAACAAAGTCCCGATCTTGAGTAGCATAAATGAGAAGCTTACCTTAAGACACCTCCATTCCGAAGCAGGCCACCTAATGTGATCAACATCTTCAGTACCAACAACAGTGCCAGCAATTCTggtttagaaaattattagaaaattataatcctccgtaagaaaaaaaactatatattgatggtttttcaaaattaattttgaatcctGCAAAAAGCTTCTTTCATCTGCTCAATCATGCACTTACAAGTCATAGCATGCCATCgctaaaattttgaactatGTTTAGTTCATTTTTCTAATCTGCTGGTTAGTTTTATGGGGGTTATATTATTCCAATGGCAAGGAAAGgagaggggggaaaaaaaaaaagcaattgtGGAAGAAAGACTGTAAGAGACAGAAGATAGAAAAAAGGCTTGGCCTGCACCTCTGGTCTGCGCACTCTTCGCCTTCAAATACCATTCGGAATCTTGTACCAATAGAATAGTCAATTTCAGCTGACTTCATGTATTGACTAAAAGGTACGAGAAATTCAGCAGGACGTGTCCTGCAAAAATGTATAAACCAAATATTGTTAATTCTGTTGTAACAGATTGTAAGTGTATCGCATTGGATCAGCTAAATTTATAATCCTTGCTTTCTTAAATTTGACTTCACGAGTCACTGAATCTTAAACCATCATGAACTTACCATGGATGGTAGTAAACGGTAAACCTCGTCCCGGTAGAAATGGCATGAAAAGCCCCTGCAAGTATTCCATGCTGCATGCTGAGGCTGGATATGACCGACGTTGATGCATTATTCTGAAGTTTCATCGCACGACGTACCCCGACACGAAGCTCTCCATCTCCTCCCCTGAATACagatatcaatattattattcactAGACACATCAACAGATATCGGTCCAATTGAAACAGCTAATGGAAACAAAAAACCTCAATTATACAAAACACAGAACCGCATGACTATATATGCAAGCTACAGAATGAAACTTGTACTTTAAGCAAAAACTTAGTACATGAAATTTGTGGGATATAAAACAAAACGGGTGGTACAGACACATACAAACACTCACAGAAAGACATTACACTATCGACACATACAACTTTGTGCTTGTGTGTTTGAATTGAACAAGTGCGtgagagaagagagaagaaCCTGAGGAAGATACACACATCCCCAGCGACAAGCTTCTTTGAAGTTACAAATACACTCCAACCACTCGTAAGCAAATGTCGCTTTGGCTGACCTACATTAATTATTGGGGCAGGATAAGCAGAAGTTGACTAAGATAGGTTTCATATATAGGGAAATTTAACAGATGCTTAAGAAAGAAGATTGATCAGAAGTACATTCCAGGTTACAAATGCAAGCGGTGTTAAATGCAGAAAACTAAACCAATTTAAAGGGAACATCTTCATGATCTTTGTGATGCAATGAACAGCTAAAATTTATGGTTAAATTACTGCAAAACACGATGTTTCGTGTCAATTGGAAACAGATATAAGTACCACGATAAATATGCCGAAAGCGCCATTCCAACCCATGCAAATCCTTTGCAACCAGTTCTTGTAGTGGGGGATCCTTAGACATATCCTGCAACATCAATAACataattaagatataaatGAAATGGCCTATCTGATTAATTCGCCTCGGCATTTTATTACGAGTGATCATAAAACGGAAAGACCTTATACTTCCATGATGCAAGATTGCAAGGGAATAGTCAGTCGACTTTCATTTTCGCAAATGATTGCAGTAACTATTGAATTGGCTATGTTACAGTACTGAACATCATTAGTGATTATAACAACATTGTTTGGCAGCTTTCGTCTTTCGTCATAAAATTTTAGCAAATCGTTCAAAAAGATTCACAACAAGGATGCAAACCAGTGGTGGAAGGCACTCATCGGCATGTCTCTTAGGAACAGAGAATCCGCCATGTGTGCTGGTGTCAGATGGAGTGAGTTTTTTGCTAAAAGAGCACACATTAAGTTTTGGAGGCAGAGGTGGAGAATTCCCAACTTCCAGACTCAGCTCGTCTATCTGAAAGATAAGTAGGAAAGTGTTAAGATCACTAATTATAGCCAagtaattatcaaataaattgtcATCATCTTAAAATTATGATGTCAGAATTTAATCTGAAGAGCAATATGATTAATCAAGACTCCTGAAGACCGGACATTTGAGACCTTTAAAATTCAGTAGCTTACCTCTGGCCTCGGAAGCAAAGTAATTTGTGCAAACACCTCATCGGTGCCGGGTTCCGCCTGcaagaaatcaaaacaaacCGTCAAGAACATCATCAATAAAATGTTCTTGCAACATAACGTACAGAACAGGAGGTCATAAAATACTAAGTCATGCATCATTCTGGGTCCAGCTTTGATTTGTTTATCTGATTTTACAGAACTGAcgattgaagaagaaagaaaatatatacacCTTCAGTTGAGCATAGACCACCTCACAGAGGATCTTAGGAGGTAAATTGTAAATGGGCAATTCTGCTTTATCATCTTGGCTGTTGTATGCCTCAACCTGTACCGCAGTCAAAACGGGCAATCacaagaaaaatcaaacagtATCCTTCCCGCTAAAGAAAGCCACATGACTTGAATAAAACAATACCGTAATGCTTTTGATAATAGCAATTATGATGCAAAATAACTaacaaaattagaagaatTGAAAACATTCTCCggcattttaaattcaaagaaaagaaaaaacaatacGGGAGAATAGAAAACCTGTTCCATGTGACCTTGAAGAAAGTAGTAAACAATGTCCCCAACACGTGGAACATAAACAAGTGGGCCCGCACATGCACGCCATAGTTCATTATATAGCTCATTTTTGCCACCTGAAATCACAGATTaagactaaaatgaaaaaggaaaaaaaataacggttataaagaaaattatttatgtataaatttttagaaaaaaataaaggcacCGATCAAAATGATGATAGAGTCAAACAAGGAGAACCGATGCAGTTCAGTGATGGCTAAGTGAAGCTATTTGGGAtgactaattaattatttactttgtAAATGAAGTTGGTGAGccaataatataattgtaatatGCGTGCGTGATGAGGTTAAATATGAAATAGTCAAGAAGATAAATTACGAAACACCAAAACTTTACCAGCCTCAGCTGGTTTGTGTTTGGTAGGCAAAGCATCGTCCATGTGCTTTCTGTGGTGAGCAGCCATTCTTCTTGAACCTGACGCTTTTCCTTCTTCACCCACAACGGCCATAATCTCTCTTTTTCActtctcaaaattaaacaataaaagtgATCGATGGTCGCAAATgcaagaggaagaagaagaaagagaaaatgaaaagcttcgcaaataacaaagaaatataaaaaatatgatatatatatgtatgtataacCAGCTGGAggacaaacaaaaaaaatggaaaaagcaGGGAAGACACTGAAGAAGAGTCCTTGAGAGAGAATGAGGCGTCCCGTGTACCTCTACACCACTGTACTTTTTTCACCAACGACACTCCACCATGCACTGCGAGCACCAGCTTAAGCAGCTACCAGGGCCACAATGCGCGTGTTACGTGCGTaggtgatatatatatattatatgctgtgttatatcaataattaattttgtaacgtaacgtttattaaatatatgttatgaTGCAGGGGAGGGGTCGGAGGTTCTGTTTAGCTACCGAGCTTTGGCTCTAGCAGCAGGCAGTAGCTCTAGCTCTGTATTTCGTACAATATCTTTAGTCTTTACTCTGTCTCTGCCTGCTGGCTGGCGATGTTTGCTACTTTTGCACCGATATCTTCGATGCACTTTATTGCCTTCACGCACATGCGCATCACCCTATTTGACTTCTCCGCCGATTTTTTGCTTCTTTCGGTTACTATTTTAGCGTTACACTCACCCTCTCACTTCTCTTCCTCACAGCCCATCCATCAACCgttgatttcattttaatttgatgggatttataatattattatttattgatgattttgttCTCATCTATGGATTTTCTAATTAAGGTGTGATGCAAGTGTGTACACTATTTATTATCATGCCTCCTCAGCCATCaggttttggttttatttgtCATATTAACTAAAATGGCATATTGGGTtttcagaaaacaaaaagaaactgCTCTCAGTGTCATTAAGTTAGGTGCATGGTGTTTTTGTCCTTCTAATAATCTTCTAAGACGAGTGATCAAAGGGTATAAACACAGTTGGCTCAGCGTTATATACACGTGTCcgttaataatttgtttagcAGACAAGGGTTGCCAGCATGCCGAACATCTGGATACCGAGTCTTTTGTCTTCACGCATATCTTCTGCATCATATTTCCATAATCCAGAGttccacacacacacacatatatatatattatatgtacagTATTTTTCCAATAGggatatcttattattttaataataaaataagggataagagataagaaaaatatacatttcAAGACAAGTATTTTGTGTCCTATAATTTATtggtatttatatattttttttctcttttagtgTATTTTGAGGGGgacaaattcaatttcaaaattgggTTATGATTATATGCATATTAGGTCGGATTCGAGTCAATTATGATTGATTTGGGTAATATTCggattttagatttttttggtaaagtattttaaatattagaatattatttaatataattatctcGTTTTACTCCTTTTAACCtcttttgaacaaaaattgaaaactactactataaaatcaaatgaataaaaattaaaataaactactAATACCGGATTGGGTTGAGTCGGATTAGTTTATTTGTTCACTCCTAagattatatttaaaacaaatttttttaatctagtGTCAATTGAATCGGAACGATTTGATCGAGTTCGCCAAAATCGCATTTGATTGGTTTAGAGTTTTCATATGCATTCGATCGaactcaaatttttcaaatcgATGGGTTATTTGCCCGCCCTAGTTTATCCCTTACTATATTAAAGTAAGAGAACCCTTACTCAGCAATGACTCTATATTTCTCCAAGATATAAtccattaattttgaatcaaataTACAAACGGAATATAATATAAACTCTTATCATTCTATTAATGTAAAGAAATTTGTGAGTTGGTTTTCATGCAAATATCATGAATTGTGCACGTAGTTATCATGTAAATAGTGTGTTTTGGATTGATATACTGTATCTTTTAAGGTACAGCTGATATGAAAAAATagttgtaattataaaataaatattaataatatataaaaaatgtaaattttaagtaataattttgataaaattattaaatatataataaatttttctttatataattgaaaaattatatcaacataactttCAAGTTACAgtagttagtgtttaccaaacactttagtattGTATCTTTTAAGTTACACTACCCGACCTCAATATCAAACGCAACCAAAGTAACCTTAAGTAATAGACCAATAGATAGTGCACCAAATGATGCAAGAGACTCTCAGAATGAAGTTCTCTACccatgttaattaattagataaatcaaaattacttGTCAATGAGCAAAGTTGgcttttatttgacttgatgGGATTTTGGTTAAAACTACGCGCAGTGATtgggaaaattgaaaaaaaataaataaaactatgaaCATTGCTGATGCCAAACACTAGCAGAAACGACGAATGGGGTCGGCGTTGTCAAAGGGGCGAGgaaatgaagagaaagaaaacaaaaagccGTAGAGCTGAAAACGATAAAACGTACGCGAAACATGTCGGGGGCAATTATGGAAAAAGGCGGCTCCATGTCACTGCTTCAGGCCTTGAGCTAATCAGCTACGCTGCACTGCTAATCGAACCCCTCGTGCGAGCCTTAAAATTTCCGTCTACACCTAACGCCGTCACCATGCCAACAGCCGCCTGCCCGTCTAGAAACAAACACGTATAAACAAAACTGACAGTTCAAAAAACGACACGTCGTGTGCGCCCACAACACGTGTCCTTTAAAAAGATTTGCCCGTTACGTTTCTTTTTGGAAATAATAGTGATGGTGGTGGGTGCATTCCACGGGGTTAAGCGTcgataaattataaatttttatataaatttatcttatataatttaatataatattaatttattagttaaataaaaatataaaataataataataaattaaaatataaaataataataataaattatgtgagttaaaagatatttaatttaattaattttatcgtgccacattaatttatataaaattttatggctATATCAGTACTTCGAGTGCAAATATATCACGTTTTCTGACTAATGGGAGCAGTTGCTTTTGAATGCCGAGTTTTttatgatgatgaagaatgacgacaaattatatattttgttgactttttaaattaattgtaactCTTAATATCGTATTTTTGTACGGTTAAGTTGAATCAAAGGATCCGAAACAAGGTAAAGGTGGTAATGAAACATTGGTGATATCAAAGGTGTTGTAAAGagtataatgataaaaataaaaaatgaaattgtggaGATTtgacttttgtttgtttatccACTGTTTTTTATTGCGTAGTCATGgattaatttaacttaatcaTAACAGTGTTATTTAGAGAATCAACGttaattttctgttatttCATTCAGTCAGATCCTTAACTACAATCATTctaagaaataaatttcaaataataataacaaaaaagggCCCATTTGGGCCCAACTAGTTCATCTCGATACCCAAAAAGAGATCATGGGCCTAGGCCCATTTCCAGCTTAGAGAGCCACGGGATCTTGTGTTGGCTTAGTATGGAAGAACCCCATTGGTTAAAATCGGGGAGGCGCCAAAATCAAGTGACAACCTAATCCAGTTTCTTAAGCGACTCAGTTTAGTTATAGTAATATGGTAGTGTAAGGATAAGGAAGCAAGCTACTTCCTAGTCCCCAATCCCAGTACTTGCTTGACTTGAATATCTCTCTAGTCTCTAATTTCTGTTGCTGCGCTGCGAAAGCAAGTCTAAATCTTATGGCCATAGCAGTCGCCAATTATTGCTTCTCTGCGGTCACCTCCTCTGTTAAATTCTCTTGCTCCACTTCCTCCCAACGCCGTCTTGCCACCTCACACACATCTCTTGCTTCTGCTAATCATAAGAatcagaattttaaaaattcaccaTCAACTTCTAAATCAAGCACCACTGATGTAATAAACCCTAGcctgggtttttttttt encodes:
- the LOC102626503 gene encoding auxin response factor 2B-like isoform X1, with product MAVVGEEGKASGSRRMAAHHRKHMDDALPTKHKPAEAGKVLVFRGKNELYNELWRACAGPLVYVPRVGDIVYYFLQGHMEQVEAYNSQDDKAELPIYNLPPKILCEVVYAQLKAEPGTDEVFAQITLLPRPEIDELSLEVGNSPPLPPKLNVCSFSKKLTPSDTSTHGGFSVPKRHADECLPPLDMSKDPPLQELVAKDLHGLEWRFRHIYRGQPKRHLLTSGWSVFVTSKKLVAGDVCIFLRGGDGELRVGVRRAMKLQNNASTSVISSLSMQHGILAGAFHAISTGTRFTVYYHPWTRPAEFLVPFSQYMKSAEIDYSIGTRFRMVFEGEECADQRIAGTVVGTEDVDHIRWPASEWRCLKVKWDATTDSITRPARVSPWNIEPIERTHKRPASVQHQQKRLRPNDASSPWFSSLFSNGVFQGQENRVTGVKALGAAKTPLLPSLVRPPNPVWAQMQSGLENKLKFPMHDPFYMCLNRMVSLPGGSLMSPGLSNHWPASPFAPYEVCETAAQSKNLSVPNASSENSGSQMCMALELKDENRTPLAQPNGGSRYMLFGVNLVNSPPELPSPQMATSNELESPCSVPPTSQSSISETIQVSEPSKSVSGILSEKQCKNCYVSRSCTKVIKFGTALGRSVDLTQFHGYDELISELDQMFDFNGSLIDGNSGFHIAYMDDEGDMMLVGDNPWQDFQCAVRRMFICPKEDIDGVIPSSPNPTPPQ
- the LOC102626503 gene encoding auxin response factor 2B-like isoform X2; protein product: MAVVGEEGKASGSRRMAAHHRKHMDDALPTKHKPAEAGKVLVFRGKNELYNELWRACAGPLVYVPRVGDIVYYFLQGHMEQVEAYNSQDDKAELPIYNLPPKILCEVVYAQLKAEPGTDEVFAQITLLPRPEIDELSLEVGNSPPLPPKLNVCSFSKKLTPSDTSTHGGFSVPKRHADECLPPLDMSKDPPLQELVAKDLHGLEWRFRHIYRGQPKRHLLTSGWSVFVTSKKLVAGDVCIFLRGGDGELRVGVRRAMKLQNNASTSVISSLSMQHGILAGAFHAISTGTRFTVYYHPWTRPAEFLVPFSQYMKSAEIDYSIGTRFRMVFEGEECADQRIAGTVVGTEDVDHIRWPASEWRCLKVKWDATTDSITRPARVSPWNIEPIERTHKRPASVQHQQKRLRPNDASSPWFSSLFRVFQGQENRVTGVKALGAAKTPLLPSLVRPPNPVWAQMQSGLENKLKFPMHDPFYMCLNRMVSLPGGSLMSPGLSNHWPASPFAPYEVCETAAQSKNLSVPNASSENSGSQMCMALELKDENRTPLAQPNGGSRYMLFGVNLVNSPPELPSPQMATSNELESPCSVPPTSQSSISETIQVSEPSKSVSGILSEKQCKNCYVSRSCTKVIKFGTALGRSVDLTQFHGYDELISELDQMFDFNGSLIDGNSGFHIAYMDDEGDMMLVGDNPWQDFQCAVRRMFICPKEDIDGVIPSSPNPTPPQ
- the LOC102626503 gene encoding auxin response factor 2B-like isoform X3 produces the protein MAVVGEEGKASGSRRMAAHHRKHMDDALPTKHKPAEAGGKNELYNELWRACAGPLVYVPRVGDIVYYFLQGHMEQVEAYNSQDDKAELPIYNLPPKILCEVVYAQLKAEPGTDEVFAQITLLPRPEIDELSLEVGNSPPLPPKLNVCSFSKKLTPSDTSTHGGFSVPKRHADECLPPLDMSKDPPLQELVAKDLHGLEWRFRHIYRGQPKRHLLTSGWSVFVTSKKLVAGDVCIFLRGGDGELRVGVRRAMKLQNNASTSVISSLSMQHGILAGAFHAISTGTRFTVYYHPWTRPAEFLVPFSQYMKSAEIDYSIGTRFRMVFEGEECADQRIAGTVVGTEDVDHIRWPASEWRCLKVKWDATTDSITRPARVSPWNIEPIERTHKRPASVQHQQKRLRPNDASSPWFSSLFSNGVFQGQENRVTGVKALGAAKTPLLPSLVRPPNPVWAQMQSGLENKLKFPMHDPFYMCLNRMVSLPGGSLMSPGLSNHWPASPFAPYEVCETAAQSKNLSVPNASSENSGSQMCMALELKDENRTPLAQPNGGSRYMLFGVNLVNSPPELPSPQMATSNELESPCSVPPTSQSSISETIQVSEPSKSVSGILSEKQCKNCYVSRSCTKVIKFGTALGRSVDLTQFHGYDELISELDQMFDFNGSLIDGNSGFHIAYMDDEGDMMLVGDNPWQDFQCAVRRMFICPKEDIDGVIPSSPNPTPPQ
- the LOC102626503 gene encoding auxin response factor 24-like isoform X4, with amino-acid sequence MMHDLAEPGTDEVFAQITLLPRPEIDELSLEVGNSPPLPPKLNVCSFSKKLTPSDTSTHGGFSVPKRHADECLPPLDMSKDPPLQELVAKDLHGLEWRFRHIYRGQPKRHLLTSGWSVFVTSKKLVAGDVCIFLRGGDGELRVGVRRAMKLQNNASTSVISSLSMQHGILAGAFHAISTGTRFTVYYHPWTRPAEFLVPFSQYMKSAEIDYSIGTRFRMVFEGEECADQRIAGTVVGTEDVDHIRWPASEWRCLKVKWDATTDSITRPARVSPWNIEPIERTHKRPASVQHQQKRLRPNDASSPWFSSLFSNGVFQGQENRVTGVKALGAAKTPLLPSLVRPPNPVWAQMQSGLENKLKFPMHDPFYMCLNRMVSLPGGSLMSPGLSNHWPASPFAPYEVCETAAQSKNLSVPNASSENSGSQMCMALELKDENRTPLAQPNGGSRYMLFGVNLVNSPPELPSPQMATSNELESPCSVPPTSQSSISETIQVSEPSKSVSGILSEKQCKNCYVSRSCTKVIKFGTALGRSVDLTQFHGYDELISELDQMFDFNGSLIDGNSGFHIAYMDDEGDMMLVGDNPWQDFQCAVRRMFICPKEDIDGVIPSSPNPTPPQ